The DNA window CGCGCTGGGCTTCGACGCCGTGGCCACGGGCCACTACGCCACCATCCTGACCGACGCCGACGGCAACCGCGAGCTGCACCGGGCCGCCACCTGGACCAAGGACCAGTCCTATGTCCTGGGCGTGCTCAACGAGCAGCAGCTGGCCCACTGCTACTTCCCGCTGGGCGACACCCCCTCGAAGGACCTGGTGCGTGCCGAGGCCGAGGAGCGCGGACTCTCCGTGGCGAAGAAGCCCGACTCCCACGACATCTGCTTCATCCCCGACGGCGACACCCGAGGCTGGCTGGCCGAGCAGATCGAGATGACCAACGGGCCCATCCTGGACCAGGACGGCGAACAGATCGGTGAGCATGAGGGGTCCGAGGCCTACACCGTCGGCCAGCGCCGCGGACTGAAGCTGGGACGTCCGGCCCCGGACGGCAAGCCGCGCTTCGTCCTGGAGATCCGCCCCAAGGAGAACACGGTGGTGGCCGGGCCCCGGGAGCTGCTGGACATCGACCGGATCACCGGCATCCGCGTCTCCTGGGCGGGGCTGCCCGTGGCAGAGGCGAGCACCGGGGACTGGTTCGACATCGACCTCCAGATCCGCGCCCACGCGGACCCCGTCCCGGCGCGCGCCCGCGTGGAGCAGGACGATGCGGAGGGACCGGCCGGACAGCACGCAGGGGAGGCCGGTTCGCCCCGTCTGGTGGTGGAGCTGGAGGAGCCGCTGAAGGGTGTGGCTCCGGGCCAGACCGCGGTGATGTATCAGGGCACCCGTGTGCTGGGTCAGGCCACGATCGACACCGCCCGCTCGAAGAACTACCAGCCCGCCTGAGCAGGCGGAATCGGCGGCGATGAGTCGGTAGGCTGGAGTCATGAGCTCGAGCGAAGAACGTGCCGGCGATGCCGCCTCATATGTGGAGCCCGCGGTGTTCGAGGAGCTGCTGTCCATGCGCTCCTCGATCGACAACATCGATGCCACGCTGGTGTATCTGCTGGCTGAGCGGTTCAAGGCCACCCAGCGGGTCGGTGTGCTCAAGGCCGCCCACCAGCTGCCGCCGGCGGACCCGGCCCGGGAGAAGAACCAGATCGCTCGTCTGAAGCGCCTGGCCGAGGACGCCCAGCTGGACCCGGAGTTCGCGGAGAAGTTCCTGAACTTCATCATCGAAGAGGTCATCCGCCACCACCAGGCGATCTCCGCCTCCGCACAGACCTCCGGGCACAGCCCAGCACAGAACCCCGCGCAGAACCCCGACGCCGACCGATGAGCCTGCGTGCCGCCGCGGCCGGGACCTTCCCCGGCACCGATCTCCGCCGTGCCGCGGAGCTGCTCAGCGCCGAGACGCCGGCCCCTCATCTGACTGCGCTGCCGGAGCTGCCTCAGCGAGGACACCATGCCACGCTGCTGGGCCGTGCCATCGCGCAGCTCTCCGAGCTCTACGGCGAGCTGACCTCCTACGGGTGGCGGCTGACCCAGCGCCCGGGGGCTGACCACCAGCGCGCCGCGCAGCTGCTGCGCGCCGATGTGGACACACTGGCCGATGTGCGCGGCGAGCGGGCTGAGACCCACGGTGAGGACTCCTCTGCGCTGAAGCTGGAGATCCTGGGTCCGGTCAGTCTGGCCGCCCAGCTGGCCCTGCCCTCCGGTGAGAAGGTGCTGGTGGACCATGGGGCTCGCCGCGACCTGGCCGAGTCCATGGCCGCGGGACTGACCTCCCATGTGGAGCATGTGCGCCGGGCCTGCACCGCTCAGACGCTGAGCGTGGTGCTCTGCGAGACCCACTACGGCCGGGTCCGCCGCGGCGAGGTGCCCACTGTCAGCGGCTACCGGACCATCCGTTCCCTGCCCCGGGATGAGACCCGGATGATGATCGGCGTCGTCGTGGAGGCGCTGCGCGCCGCCGGCGCCGATGAGGTCATCCTGGACCTGGGCGAGGCTCCGCAGAGTGAGCATGTCGAAGACTTCCGTGGTCGCGAGGCCTCCCGAGTGGAAGGCTTCGGGCTGCCGGTCACCAGCCTGGGCGGCGAGGCCTGGGAACAGGTGGCCGAGCTGACCGAGTCCGGTACGCAGTGGCTGGCCGGGGTGCTGAGGTCACATGAGACCGGGCGGGAGA is part of the Nesterenkonia lacusekhoensis genome and encodes:
- the mnmA gene encoding tRNA 2-thiouridine(34) synthase MnmA; its protein translation is MKVLAAMSGGVDSAVAAARAVDAGHEVVGVHLALSRMPGTLRTGSRGCCTIEDSSDAWRACEKLGIPFYVWDFSERFKADVVDDFIAEYQAGRTPNPCMRCNEKIKFEALLDKAIALGFDAVATGHYATILTDADGNRELHRAATWTKDQSYVLGVLNEQQLAHCYFPLGDTPSKDLVRAEAEERGLSVAKKPDSHDICFIPDGDTRGWLAEQIEMTNGPILDQDGEQIGEHEGSEAYTVGQRRGLKLGRPAPDGKPRFVLEIRPKENTVVAGPRELLDIDRITGIRVSWAGLPVAEASTGDWFDIDLQIRAHADPVPARARVEQDDAEGPAGQHAGEAGSPRLVVELEEPLKGVAPGQTAVMYQGTRVLGQATIDTARSKNYQPA
- a CDS encoding chorismate mutase, with translation MSSSEERAGDAASYVEPAVFEELLSMRSSIDNIDATLVYLLAERFKATQRVGVLKAAHQLPPADPAREKNQIARLKRLAEDAQLDPEFAEKFLNFIIEEVIRHHQAISASAQTSGHSPAQNPAQNPDADR